From a single Nothobranchius furzeri strain GRZ-AD chromosome 7, NfurGRZ-RIMD1, whole genome shotgun sequence genomic region:
- the LOC107382197 gene encoding OCIA domain-containing protein 1, whose protein sequence is MSSTPADFTEARQRVPAQMPLGMDYVLTEEEKRIMLECRRESFFYRSVPFSVISMAITQALVTRGALSASPRFGSLPKVAFAGFCGFLAGNISYGKTCLEKFKRLENSPLGEILRQRAGMPRHHSSGGQSERNDPNTSSFDAMFQPTEAPNTPSLDDDDYGFNPDEPVQAGRADDFSAPVQSYMDENAEPRKKPVLYEDLRHKNRENYEVTLIQKADTMVRAPSEESERPKKQVKKNIYGDTWEE, encoded by the exons ATGTCATCTACTCCCGCAGACTTTACAGAGGCGCGGCAGCGCGTACCGGCGCAG ATGCCCCTGGGTATGGACTACGTCCTCACGGAGGAGGAGAAGAGGATAATGCTGGAGTGCAGGCGTGAGAGCTTCTTTTATAGAT CTGTGCCCTTTTCTGTGATCAGCATGGCCATCACTCAGGCCCTAGTGACCAGAG GAGCTCTTTCTGCATCACCCAGGTTTGGATCGCTACCCAAAGTGGCCT TTGCTGGCTTCTGTGGCTTCCTGGCTGGGAATATTTCGTACGGGAAGACGTGCCTGGAGAAGTTCAAGAGGCTAGAGAACTCTCCTCTGGGAGAAATCCTGAGGCAGAGGGCAGGAATGCCTCGACATCA CTCCAGCGGTGGTCAGTCGGAGCGGAACGACCCTAACACCTCTTCGTTTGACGCCATGTTCCAGCCAACAGAAGCTCCAAACACACCCAGCCTCGACGACGACGACTACGGATTCAACCCTGATGAACCTGTTCAAGCGGGTCGAGCAGATGACTTTAGTGCTCCAG TTCAGTCTTACATGGACGAGAACGCGGAGCCTAGGAAGAAACCCGTCCTCTATGAGGACCTGAGACACAAAAACAGAGAGAACTACGAGGTGACGCTCATTCAGAAGGCGGACACGATGGTCAGAGCTCCATCAGAGGAGTCAGAAAGGCCTAAAAAGCAGG TGAAGAAGAACATCTATGGAGACACGTGGGAGGAATAA
- the rhbdd2 gene encoding rhomboid domain-containing protein 2, producing MFFKAFKNVAPVPTSGILTVGLGSCVLFCLQTFLNLTQGVFSIGVVVFQSGHLHRLLLFPFYHQTLSQLLLNIAALLFLCGSVEKSVGTVHFLFLFPLLSSTTGAFYSFLDLLQDENTRTPTEGLLPVTLACVAMTTMHTKMTRGFLCGVSFPSVALPWLILVFCTVLIPRSVMLCNAIGILIGWVYGKGWFSPMNMSEARAAVLEKMMPFRFLRRISGVMFVPASMEERRKTVLPQINPTPGSYPVQAYAPLSSTNTANTATYEGWPQMTDTPPGAKPSLNLHEQLPAARGVGHNHGHLLGQIFGHNCTHNHSHGQKQ from the coding sequence ATGTTCTTCAAAGCGTTCAAGAATGTAGCTCCTGTTCCCACCAGTGGGATTCTCACAGTGGGCCTAGGCTCGTGTGTTTTGTTTTGCCTTCAAACTTTTTTGAACTTGACTCAGGGGGTCTTTAGCATCGGGGTTGTCGTTTTTCAAAGCGGACACCTGCACAGACTCCTGTTGTTTCCCTTTTACCACCAAACACTGAGCCAGCTGCTTCTGAACATCGCTGCTTTGCTGTTTCTGTGCGGAAGTGTGGAGAAAAGTGTCGGCACTGTCCACTTCCTGTTCCTCTTCCCCTTGCTGTCCTCCACCACGGGTGCCTTCTACAGTTTCCTGGATCTTCTGCAGGATGAAAACACGCGGACTCCCACCGAAGGTCTGCTCCCCGTGACCCTGGCCTGTGTGGCTATGACGACCATGCACACTAAAATGACCAGAGGGTTTCTTTGTGGGGTCAGTTTCCCCTCCGTGGCCCTCCCTTGGCTGATCCTCGTGTTCTGTACTGTCCTCATTCCTCGCAGCGTGATGCTCTGTAACGCCATCGGCATCCTGATTGGGTGGGTGTATGGTAAAGGGTGGTTCTCCCCAATGAACatgtctgaggccagggctgcaGTCCTGGAGAAAATGATGCCATTCAGGTTTTTGAGGAGGATCAGTGGTGTGATGTTTGTTCCTGCCTCCATGGAGGAAAGGAGGAAGACTGTTCTGCCGCAAATAAACCCCACTCCAGGGTCCTACCCAGTCCAGGCATATGCTCCGTTATCCAGCACCAACACAGCCAATACCGCAACCTACGAAGGCTGGCCACAAATGACCGACACGCCTCCTGGTGCAAAGCCATCTTTGAATCTTCATGAACAGCTTCCAGCAGCACGTGGTGTTGGACACAATCATGGACACTTGTTAGGCCAGATCTTTGGACACAACTGTACCCACAACCACAGCCATGGACAGAAACAGTAG
- the chic2 gene encoding cysteine-rich hydrophobic domain-containing protein 2 — translation MMEDFDEIYEEEEEEEDEDRAAEEQLLKYAPDPVVVRGSGHATVFGLSNKFESEFPSALTGKVAPEEFKASINRVNSCLRKTLPVNVRWLLCGCLCCCCTLGFSLWPVICLSKRTRRSMEKLLEWENNRLYHKLCLHWKLSKRKCETNNMMEYVILIEFLPKIPIFKPD, via the exons ATGATGGAGGACTTTGATGAGATCtacgaagaggaggaagaagaagaggacgaGGACAGGGCCGCGGAAGAGCAGCTCCTCAAGTATGCTCCGGACCCGGTGGTGGTGCGAGGCTCCGGCCACGCTACTGT ATTTGGACTCAGCAACAAATTTGAATCAGAATTTCCTTCAGCGCTTACAGGAAAG GTGGCGCCAGAGGAGTTCAAAGCCAGCATCAACCGAGTAAACAGCTGCCTGAGGAAGACTCTTCCCGTAAACGTGCGCTGGCTCCTGTGTGGttgtctctgctgctgctgcaccctGGGCTTCAGCCTCTGGCCTGTCATTTGTCTCAGCAAGAGG ACGAGACGATCGATGGAGAAACTTTTGGAGTGGGAAAACAACAGACTTTACCACAAG TTGTGTTTACATTGGAAACTTAGCAAAAGGAAGTGTGAAACCAATAACATGATGGAATAT GTGATCCTAATAGAGTTCCTACCCAAGATCCCCATCTTCAAACCGGACTAA